A region from the Antennarius striatus isolate MH-2024 chromosome 22, ASM4005453v1, whole genome shotgun sequence genome encodes:
- the LOC137589675 gene encoding serine/threonine-protein kinase pim-1-like, translated as METQEPDKKISPAKKKKQFEDKYCQLYRLGDGGQGSVYMGYRKEDFVHVAIKHIPQTLVFREDDDRSKMPLEVLFMKMSQRAGGSVSQSASISLLDHYDLEEELIIVMECPFPAVDLLNYSKSRGGILEEEEARLFFKQLVEAVRELDANKIFHADIKMENILVDISSGVPRLRIIDFGLSMFINDGDTIEGIYRGTPSYYPPEWSWSSVYSSRPVTVWQMGVVLYNMLHQHFLKSLCISQKLSPNCQNVLRLCLAEDPQQRPTLEQLLSHSWLE; from the coding sequence ATGGAGACACAGGAGCCGGACAAGAAAATCAGTccagcgaagaagaagaagcagtttgAGGATAAATATTGTCAACTGTACCGACTCGGTGATGGAGGCCAGGGATCTGTGTACATGGGTTACAGGAAGGAAGATTTTGTCCACGTAGCGATCAAGCACATTCCCCAGACCCTTGTTTTCCGTGAAGACGACGACAGGAGCAAGATGCCTCTTGAAGTGCTTTTCATGAAGATGAGTCAACGAGCAGGAGGATCGGTTAGCCAGTCAGCATCCATTTCCCTCCTGGACCACtacgacctggaggaggagctcatcatcgtcatggaaTGTCCATTTCCAGCGGTTGACCTCTTGAATTACAGTAAATCCAGAGGAGGTAttttggaggaagaggaggccagactcttcttcaagcagctggtggaagctgtcagagaacttgatgccaacaagattttccatgcagacatcaaaatggaaaatatcttgGTTGACATCAGCAGCGGTGTTCCACGTTTGAGGATAATTGACTTTGGtctaagcatgtttatcaatgacGGGGACACAATCGAAGGTATATATCGTGGAACCCCTTCCTATTACCCACCAGAGTGGTCCTGGAGTTCAGTGTACAGTAGCAGGCCTGTTACTGTGTGGCAGATGGGAGTGGTTCTCTATAACATGCTGCACCAACACTTTTTGAAGAGCCTCTGCATCAGTCAGAAGTTGTCTCCAAACTGCCAAAACGTGTtgcgtctgtgtctggctgaggaccctcagcagcgtcccactctggagcagctcctgaGTCATTCCTGGCTGGAATGA
- the LOC137589676 gene encoding serine/threonine-protein kinase pim-3-like codes for METQEPDKKISPVKKKKKNQFEDKYCQLYRLGDGGHGSVYVGYRKKDFLRVAIKHIPQAFVFREDNDRSKMPLEVLVMMKMSQQAGGSVGQSASISLLDHYDLEEELIIVMECPFPAVDLLNYRKSRGGTLEEEEARLFFKQLVEAVRELDANKIFHADIKMENILVDISSGVPRLRIIDFGLSMFINDGDTIEDIFPGAPCYDPPEWYWSSVYSSRPVTVWQMGVVLHDMLHRDFNTTFFLENGLRISQELSPNCQNVLRLCLAEDPQQRPTLEQLLSHSWLE; via the coding sequence ATGGAGACACAGGAGCCGGACAAGAAAATCAgtccagtgaagaagaagaagaagaatcagttTGAGGATAAATATTGCCAACTGTACCGACTCGGTGATGGAGGCCATGGATCTGTGTACGTGGGTTACaggaaaaaagattttctcCGCGTAGCGATCAAGCACATTCCCCAGGCCTTCGTTTTCCGTGAAGACAACGACAGGAGCAAGATGCCTCTTGAAGTGCTtgtcatgatgaagatgagtcaaCAAGCAGGAGGATCGGTTGGCCAGTCAGCATCCATTTCCCTCCTGGACCACtacgacctggaggaggagctcatcatcgtcatggaaTGTCCATTTCCAGCGGTTGACCTCTTGAATTACAGGAAGTCCAGAGGAGGTactttggaggaagaggaggccagactcttcttcaagcagctggtggaagctgtcagagaacttgatgccaacaagattttccatgcagacatcaaaatggaaaatatcttgGTTGACATCAGCAGCGGTGTTCCACGTTTGAGGATAATTGACTTTGGtctaagcatgtttatcaacgacGGGGACACAATTGAAGATATATTTCCTGGAGCTCCATGCTATGACCCACCAGAGTGGTACTGGAGTTCAGTGTACAGCAGTAGGCCTGTTACTGTGTGGCAGATGGGAGTGGTTCTCCATGACATGCTGCACAGAGACTTTAATACAACGTTTTTCTTGGAGAATGGCCTCCGTATCAGTCAGGAGTTGTCTCCAAACTGCCAAAACGTGTtgcgtctgtgtctggctgaggaccctcagcagcgtcccactctggagcagctcctgaGTCATTCCTGGCTGGAATGA